In Notamacropus eugenii isolate mMacEug1 chromosome 1, mMacEug1.pri_v2, whole genome shotgun sequence, one genomic interval encodes:
- the LOC140509926 gene encoding LOW QUALITY PROTEIN: tubulin beta-5 chain-like (The sequence of the model RefSeq protein was modified relative to this genomic sequence to represent the inferred CDS: inserted 2 bases in 2 codons), with the protein MREIVHIQAGQCGNQIGTKFWEVISDEHGIDPAGGYVGDSALQLERINVYYNESSTQKYVPRAILVDLEPGTMDSVRSGPSGQLFRPDNFIFGQTGAGNNWAKGHYTEGAELVDSVLDVVRKECEHCDCLQGFQLTHSLGGGTGSGMGTLLISKIREEYPDRIMNTFSVMPSPKVSDTVVEPYNATLSVHQLVENTDETYCIDNEALYDICFRTLKLTTPXHLVSATMSGVTTSLRFPGQLNADLRKLAVNMVPFPRLHFFMPGFAPLTARGSQQYRALTVPELTQQMFDAKNMMAACDPRHGRYLTVATIFRGPMSMKEVDEQMLAIQNKNSSYFVEWIPNNVKVAVCDIPPRGLKMASTFIGNSTAIQELFKRISEQFSAMFRRKAFLHWFTGEGMDEMEFTEAXSNMNDLVSEYQQYQEATANDGEETFEDDEEEINE; encoded by the exons ATGAGGGAGATCGTCCATATCCAGGCTGGACAGTGCGGGAATCAAATTGGCACCAAGTTTTGGGAAGTGATCAGCGATGAGCACGGGATTGACCCAGCGGGAGGCTATGTGGGTGACTCGGCGCTGCAGCTGGAGAGAATCAACGTCTACTACAATGAGTCATCCACCCAGAAGTATGTTCCCAGGGCCATCCTAgtggacttggaaccaggaacGATGGACAGTGTGAGATCTGGGCCTTCTGGTCAGCTTTTCAGGCCTGACAATTTCATCTTTGGACAAACCGGTGCAGGAAACAATTGGGCAAAGGGACATTACACTGAAGGAGCAGAGCTAGTCGATTCAGTGCTTGATGTAGTGAGAAAAGAATGCGAACACTGTGACTGTCTGCAAGGATTTCAGCTCACTCACTCCCTGGGAGGAGGAACAGGGTCTGGTATGGGAACACTGCTCATTAGCAAAATCCGAGAGGAGTATCCAGATAGAATCATGAATACCTTTAGTGTCATGCCTTCTCCCAAAGTGTCTGATACTGTGGTGGAGCCTTATAATGCTACCCTGTCGGTCCACCAGCTGGTTGAAAACACAGATGAAACTTACTGCATTGACAATGAGGCTTTGTATGATATCTGCTTCCGTACCTTGAAGCTTACCACTC ACCACCTGGTGTCTGCAACCATGAGTGGAGTAACCACCTCACTGCGCTTCCCAGGGCAGCTCAATGCTGATCTCCGCAAACTGGCAGTCAACATGGTCCCTTTTCCACGCCTTCATTTCTTCATGCCAGGCTTTGCTCCTCTAACAGCCAGAGGCAGTCAGCAGTACAGAGCCTTGACAGTGCCAGAACTCACTCAGCAAATGTTTGATGCTAAGAACATGATGGCTGCTTGTGACCCAAGGCATGGACGCTATCTCACTGTGGCCACTATATTCCGAGGCCCAATGTCCATGAAGGAAGTGGATGAGCAGATGCTGGCCATCCAGAACAAGAATAGCAGCTATTTTGTAGAGTGGATCCCTAATAATGTCAAGGTAGCTGTATGTGACATCCCTCCTCGTGGTCTCAAGATGGCTTCCACATTTATTGGCAACAGCACTGCAATTCAGGAGCTCTTTAAACGCATCTCTGAGCAGTTCTCTGCCATGTTCCGCCGGAAGGCTTTCCTTCACTGGTTTACAGGAGAAGGAATGGATGAGATGGAGTTTACAGAAG AAAGTAATATGAATGATCTAGTCTCAGAATATCAGCAGTATCAAGAAGCTACAGCCAATGATGGAGAGGAAACTTTTGAAGATGATGAGGAAGAGATCAATGAATAA